The Chionomys nivalis chromosome Y, mChiNiv1.1, whole genome shotgun sequence genome includes a window with the following:
- the LOC130868834 gene encoding zinc finger Y-chromosomal protein-like isoform X3 has protein sequence MDEDEFELTKQEENPFYDGIGDDTIHMDGDQYILEVQETVFLSNSDVTVQNFFPDEPDSIIIQDGIENFVIEDVCYSPILEETDICDNIIIPEQVLDLDITEELSLAQFQVPDILGSSITSTSLIMPEHVLMSEALHMSDVEHIEHVIHDSVVEAEVISDPLTADISEILVADCASEAVLDSNGIPLEQQDNIQVNCEYYFIIFLDDTDKTDPEDSTEVSIHAEPETDPCTLDDTCPEVIKVYILKADPREDDLGQTRDISESETKNDDGNELHDQNSSIHVPKDKMVHMTVNDPQQEEKDYSNNSDETENQNVTASAVLHLDESRDLDTLPKRKPKKQRRPESRHYPPAIIVGPDGQPLAVYPCVFCGKKFKSKSFLKSHVKNHPEHLANKKYHCTDCDYSTKKKISFHNHIESHQLASKTGKDTECDESGNHLSHAGALCSQQTMHGEKEASKTYKCKFCEYKTYEQPLLNHHLLAVHSKKFPHVCVECGKGFRHPSELRKHIRIHTGEKPYGCQYCEYRSADSSNLKTHIKTKHSKEIPLKCDTCVLTFSDTKEAQQHALMHQESKTYQCLHCSHKSSNSSDLKRHIISVHTKDYPHKCELCSKGFHRPSELRKHAATHKSKKMHQCRHCDFKGPDPFVLSHHILSVHTVNVPFKCKRCKRGFQQQGELQNHMKTHSGRKVYQCEYCEYSTTDASGFKRHVISIHTKDYPHCCEYCKKGFRRPSEKNRHILRHHKEVNLP, from the exons ATGGATGAAGATGAGTTTGAATTGaccaaacaagaagaaaacccATTTTATGATGGaatag gagaTGATACAATACACATGGATGGTGATCAGTATATTTTGGAAGTACAAGAAACTGTTTTTTTATCCAATTCAGATGTAACTGTTCAAAATTTTTTTCCTGATGAGCCAGACTCAATTATAATCCAAGATGGTATTGAAAACTTTGTTATTGAAGATGTTTGTTATTCACCTATTTTAGAGGAAACAGATATATGTGATAACATTATCATTCCTGAGCAAGTGCTTGATTTAGATATAACTGAAGAATTGTCTTTAGCACAGTTCCAAGTTCCAGACATTTTAGGTTCTAGTATTACATCAACCTCATTGATTATGCCTGAACATGTGTTGATGAGTGAAGCTTTGCACATGTCTGACGTGGAACATATTGAGCATGTGATTCATGATAGCGTAGTAGAAGCAGAAGTCATCAGTGATCCTCTGACAGCTGACATTTCAGAAATATTAGTAGCAGATTGTGCTTCTGAAGCAGTCTTAGATTCCAATGGTATACCTTTGGAGCAGCAAGATAACATCCAAGTCAACTGTGAgtactattttataatttttt TGGATGACACTGACAAAACAGATCCTGAAGATTCAACTGAAGTTAGCATTCATGCAGAGCCAGAAACTGATCCTTGTACATTGGATGACACATGTCCTGAAGTTATCAAGGTGTACATTTTAAAAGCTGACCCCAGAGAAGATGACCTAG GACAAACTAGAGACATATCAGAGAGTGAGACTAAAAATGACGATGGAAATGAACTACATGATCAGAACAGTAGTATTCATGTTCCCAAAGACAAAATGGTTCATATGACTGTCAATGACcctcagcaggaagagaaagattaTA GTAATAATTCTGATGAAACTGAAAACCAGAATGTCACTGCAAGTGCTGTCCTGCACCTAGATGAGTCACGTGACCTTGACACACTGCCTAAACgaaaaccaaagaaacagagaagacctGAATCCAGGCACTATCCACctg cAATAATTGTTGGTCCTGATGGACAACCCTTAGCTGTCTACCCTTGCGTGTTTTGTGGAaagaaatttaagtcaaaaagtTTCTTGAAAAGTCATGTGAAAAACCATCCTGAACACCTTGCTAATAAAAAATACCACTGTACTGACTGTGATTACAGTACCAAGAAGAAGATAAGTTTTCATAATCACATTGAGAGCCACCAGCTGGCCAGTAAGACAGGAAAGGACACAGAATGTGATGAGTCTGGGAACCATTTGTCTCATGCTGGGGCTTTGTGTTCTCAGCAAACAATGCATGGAGAAAAAGAAGCCAGCAAAACGTACAAGTGTAAGTTCTGTGAATATAAAACATATGAACAGCCATTATTGAATCACCACCTTTTGGCAGTCCACAGCAAGAAATTTCCTCATGTTTGTGTAGAGTGTGGTAAAGGTTTTCGTCACCCATCAGAGCTCAGAAAGCACATacgaattcatactggagagaaaccttatggaTGCCAGTATTGTGAGTACAGGTCTGCAGACTCTTCTAACctgaaaacacatataaaaaCTAAGCACAGTAAAGAGATACCATTGAAGTGTGACACCTGTGTCCTGACTTTCTCAGATACCAAAGAGGCACAACAACATGCTCTAATGCACCAAGAAAGCAAAACGTACCAGTGTTTGCATTGTAGCCATAAGAGTTCAAACTCAAGTGATTTGAAGCGGCACATAATTTCAGTTCACACAAAAGACTACCCTCATAAGTGTGAGTTGTGCAGCAAAGGGTTTCATAGGCCTTCAGAACTCAGAAAGCATGCGGCTACccacaaaagtaaaaaaatgcaCCAATGTAGACACTGTGACTTTAAGGGTCCGGATCCATTTGTGTTAAGTCACCATATtctctcagttcacacagtgaaTGTTCCATTTAAGTGTAAGAGATGTAAAAGGGGATTTCAACAACAGGGTGAGCTTCAAAATCATATGAAGACACACAGTGGCCGGAAAGTATATCAGTGTGAGTACTGTGAATATAGCACTACAGATGCCTCAGGCTTTAAGCGACATGTTATCTCCATTCATACCAAAGACTATCCTCACTGCTGTGAGTACTGCAAGAAAGGATTCCGGAGACCCTCAGAAAAGAATCGGCATATATTGCGACATCATAAGGAAGTTAACCTGCCCTAA
- the LOC130868834 gene encoding zinc finger Y-chromosomal protein 2-like isoform X1 — translation MDEDEFELTKQEENPFYDGIGDDTIHMDGDQYILEVQETVFLSNSDVTVQNFFPDEPDSIIIQDGIENFVIEDVCYSPILEETDICDNIIIPEQVLDLDITEELSLAQFQVPDILGSSITSTSLIMPEHVLMSEALHMSDVEHIEHVIHDSVVEAEVISDPLTADISEILVADCASEAVLDSNGIPLEQQDNIQVNCEYYFIIFLDDTDKTDPEDSTEVSIHAEPETDPCTLDDTCPEVIKVYILKADPREDDLGQTRDISESETKNDDGNELHDQNSSIHVPKDKMVHMTVNDPQQEEKDYNVAEITNEVYMEVIVGDDDTGGTAAATTVHEQQQMDDSDMKSAFLPSAWTAAYGNNSDETENQNVTASAVLHLDESRDLDTLPKRKPKKQRRPESRHYPPAIIVGPDGQPLAVYPCVFCGKKFKSKSFLKSHVKNHPEHLANKKYHCTDCDYSTKKKISFHNHIESHQLASKTGKDTECDESGNHLSHAGALCSQQTMHGEKEASKTYKCKFCEYKTYEQPLLNHHLLAVHSKKFPHVCVECGKGFRHPSELRKHIRIHTGEKPYGCQYCEYRSADSSNLKTHIKTKHSKEIPLKCDTCVLTFSDTKEAQQHALMHQESKTYQCLHCSHKSSNSSDLKRHIISVHTKDYPHKCELCSKGFHRPSELRKHAATHKSKKMHQCRHCDFKGPDPFVLSHHILSVHTVNVPFKCKRCKRGFQQQGELQNHMKTHSGRKVYQCEYCEYSTTDASGFKRHVISIHTKDYPHCCEYCKKGFRRPSEKNRHILRHHKEVNLP, via the exons ATGGATGAAGATGAGTTTGAATTGaccaaacaagaagaaaacccATTTTATGATGGaatag gagaTGATACAATACACATGGATGGTGATCAGTATATTTTGGAAGTACAAGAAACTGTTTTTTTATCCAATTCAGATGTAACTGTTCAAAATTTTTTTCCTGATGAGCCAGACTCAATTATAATCCAAGATGGTATTGAAAACTTTGTTATTGAAGATGTTTGTTATTCACCTATTTTAGAGGAAACAGATATATGTGATAACATTATCATTCCTGAGCAAGTGCTTGATTTAGATATAACTGAAGAATTGTCTTTAGCACAGTTCCAAGTTCCAGACATTTTAGGTTCTAGTATTACATCAACCTCATTGATTATGCCTGAACATGTGTTGATGAGTGAAGCTTTGCACATGTCTGACGTGGAACATATTGAGCATGTGATTCATGATAGCGTAGTAGAAGCAGAAGTCATCAGTGATCCTCTGACAGCTGACATTTCAGAAATATTAGTAGCAGATTGTGCTTCTGAAGCAGTCTTAGATTCCAATGGTATACCTTTGGAGCAGCAAGATAACATCCAAGTCAACTGTGAgtactattttataatttttt TGGATGACACTGACAAAACAGATCCTGAAGATTCAACTGAAGTTAGCATTCATGCAGAGCCAGAAACTGATCCTTGTACATTGGATGACACATGTCCTGAAGTTATCAAGGTGTACATTTTAAAAGCTGACCCCAGAGAAGATGACCTAG GACAAACTAGAGACATATCAGAGAGTGAGACTAAAAATGACGATGGAAATGAACTACATGATCAGAACAGTAGTATTCATGTTCCCAAAGACAAAATGGTTCATATGACTGTCAATGACcctcagcaggaagagaaagattaTA ATGTTGCTGAAATAACAAATGAGGTTTATATGGAAGTGATTGTTGGAGATGATGACACTGGTGGCACAGCAGCAGCTACTACTGTGCATGAACAACAACAGATGGATGATAGTGATATGAAGTCGGCTTTCTTGCCTAGTGCATGGACAGCAGCCTATG GTAATAATTCTGATGAAACTGAAAACCAGAATGTCACTGCAAGTGCTGTCCTGCACCTAGATGAGTCACGTGACCTTGACACACTGCCTAAACgaaaaccaaagaaacagagaagacctGAATCCAGGCACTATCCACctg cAATAATTGTTGGTCCTGATGGACAACCCTTAGCTGTCTACCCTTGCGTGTTTTGTGGAaagaaatttaagtcaaaaagtTTCTTGAAAAGTCATGTGAAAAACCATCCTGAACACCTTGCTAATAAAAAATACCACTGTACTGACTGTGATTACAGTACCAAGAAGAAGATAAGTTTTCATAATCACATTGAGAGCCACCAGCTGGCCAGTAAGACAGGAAAGGACACAGAATGTGATGAGTCTGGGAACCATTTGTCTCATGCTGGGGCTTTGTGTTCTCAGCAAACAATGCATGGAGAAAAAGAAGCCAGCAAAACGTACAAGTGTAAGTTCTGTGAATATAAAACATATGAACAGCCATTATTGAATCACCACCTTTTGGCAGTCCACAGCAAGAAATTTCCTCATGTTTGTGTAGAGTGTGGTAAAGGTTTTCGTCACCCATCAGAGCTCAGAAAGCACATacgaattcatactggagagaaaccttatggaTGCCAGTATTGTGAGTACAGGTCTGCAGACTCTTCTAACctgaaaacacatataaaaaCTAAGCACAGTAAAGAGATACCATTGAAGTGTGACACCTGTGTCCTGACTTTCTCAGATACCAAAGAGGCACAACAACATGCTCTAATGCACCAAGAAAGCAAAACGTACCAGTGTTTGCATTGTAGCCATAAGAGTTCAAACTCAAGTGATTTGAAGCGGCACATAATTTCAGTTCACACAAAAGACTACCCTCATAAGTGTGAGTTGTGCAGCAAAGGGTTTCATAGGCCTTCAGAACTCAGAAAGCATGCGGCTACccacaaaagtaaaaaaatgcaCCAATGTAGACACTGTGACTTTAAGGGTCCGGATCCATTTGTGTTAAGTCACCATATtctctcagttcacacagtgaaTGTTCCATTTAAGTGTAAGAGATGTAAAAGGGGATTTCAACAACAGGGTGAGCTTCAAAATCATATGAAGACACACAGTGGCCGGAAAGTATATCAGTGTGAGTACTGTGAATATAGCACTACAGATGCCTCAGGCTTTAAGCGACATGTTATCTCCATTCATACCAAAGACTATCCTCACTGCTGTGAGTACTGCAAGAAAGGATTCCGGAGACCCTCAGAAAAGAATCGGCATATATTGCGACATCATAAGGAAGTTAACCTGCCCTAA
- the LOC130868834 gene encoding zinc finger Y-chromosomal protein 2-like isoform X2 has translation MDEDEFELTKQEENPFYDGIGDDTIHMDGDQYILEVQETVFLSNSDVTVQNFFPDEPDSIIIQDGIENFVIEDVCYSPILEETDICDNIIIPEQVLDLDITEELSLAQFQVPDILGSSITSTSLIMPEHVLMSEALHMSDVEHIEHVIHDSVVEAEVISDPLTADISEILVADCASEAVLDSNGIPLEQQDNIQVNCEYYFIIFLDDTDKTDPEDSTEVSIHAEPETDPCTLDDTCPEVIKVYILKADPREDDLGQTRDISESETKNDDGNELHDQNSSIHVPKDKMVHMTVNDPQQEEKDMEVIVGDDDTGGTAAATTVHEQQQMDDSDMKSAFLPSAWTAAYGNNSDETENQNVTASAVLHLDESRDLDTLPKRKPKKQRRPESRHYPPAIIVGPDGQPLAVYPCVFCGKKFKSKSFLKSHVKNHPEHLANKKYHCTDCDYSTKKKISFHNHIESHQLASKTGKDTECDESGNHLSHAGALCSQQTMHGEKEASKTYKCKFCEYKTYEQPLLNHHLLAVHSKKFPHVCVECGKGFRHPSELRKHIRIHTGEKPYGCQYCEYRSADSSNLKTHIKTKHSKEIPLKCDTCVLTFSDTKEAQQHALMHQESKTYQCLHCSHKSSNSSDLKRHIISVHTKDYPHKCELCSKGFHRPSELRKHAATHKSKKMHQCRHCDFKGPDPFVLSHHILSVHTVNVPFKCKRCKRGFQQQGELQNHMKTHSGRKVYQCEYCEYSTTDASGFKRHVISIHTKDYPHCCEYCKKGFRRPSEKNRHILRHHKEVNLP, from the exons ATGGATGAAGATGAGTTTGAATTGaccaaacaagaagaaaacccATTTTATGATGGaatag gagaTGATACAATACACATGGATGGTGATCAGTATATTTTGGAAGTACAAGAAACTGTTTTTTTATCCAATTCAGATGTAACTGTTCAAAATTTTTTTCCTGATGAGCCAGACTCAATTATAATCCAAGATGGTATTGAAAACTTTGTTATTGAAGATGTTTGTTATTCACCTATTTTAGAGGAAACAGATATATGTGATAACATTATCATTCCTGAGCAAGTGCTTGATTTAGATATAACTGAAGAATTGTCTTTAGCACAGTTCCAAGTTCCAGACATTTTAGGTTCTAGTATTACATCAACCTCATTGATTATGCCTGAACATGTGTTGATGAGTGAAGCTTTGCACATGTCTGACGTGGAACATATTGAGCATGTGATTCATGATAGCGTAGTAGAAGCAGAAGTCATCAGTGATCCTCTGACAGCTGACATTTCAGAAATATTAGTAGCAGATTGTGCTTCTGAAGCAGTCTTAGATTCCAATGGTATACCTTTGGAGCAGCAAGATAACATCCAAGTCAACTGTGAgtactattttataatttttt TGGATGACACTGACAAAACAGATCCTGAAGATTCAACTGAAGTTAGCATTCATGCAGAGCCAGAAACTGATCCTTGTACATTGGATGACACATGTCCTGAAGTTATCAAGGTGTACATTTTAAAAGCTGACCCCAGAGAAGATGACCTAG GACAAACTAGAGACATATCAGAGAGTGAGACTAAAAATGACGATGGAAATGAACTACATGATCAGAACAGTAGTATTCATGTTCCCAAAGACAAAATGGTTCATATGACTGTCAATGACcctcagcaggaagagaaag ATATGGAAGTGATTGTTGGAGATGATGACACTGGTGGCACAGCAGCAGCTACTACTGTGCATGAACAACAACAGATGGATGATAGTGATATGAAGTCGGCTTTCTTGCCTAGTGCATGGACAGCAGCCTATG GTAATAATTCTGATGAAACTGAAAACCAGAATGTCACTGCAAGTGCTGTCCTGCACCTAGATGAGTCACGTGACCTTGACACACTGCCTAAACgaaaaccaaagaaacagagaagacctGAATCCAGGCACTATCCACctg cAATAATTGTTGGTCCTGATGGACAACCCTTAGCTGTCTACCCTTGCGTGTTTTGTGGAaagaaatttaagtcaaaaagtTTCTTGAAAAGTCATGTGAAAAACCATCCTGAACACCTTGCTAATAAAAAATACCACTGTACTGACTGTGATTACAGTACCAAGAAGAAGATAAGTTTTCATAATCACATTGAGAGCCACCAGCTGGCCAGTAAGACAGGAAAGGACACAGAATGTGATGAGTCTGGGAACCATTTGTCTCATGCTGGGGCTTTGTGTTCTCAGCAAACAATGCATGGAGAAAAAGAAGCCAGCAAAACGTACAAGTGTAAGTTCTGTGAATATAAAACATATGAACAGCCATTATTGAATCACCACCTTTTGGCAGTCCACAGCAAGAAATTTCCTCATGTTTGTGTAGAGTGTGGTAAAGGTTTTCGTCACCCATCAGAGCTCAGAAAGCACATacgaattcatactggagagaaaccttatggaTGCCAGTATTGTGAGTACAGGTCTGCAGACTCTTCTAACctgaaaacacatataaaaaCTAAGCACAGTAAAGAGATACCATTGAAGTGTGACACCTGTGTCCTGACTTTCTCAGATACCAAAGAGGCACAACAACATGCTCTAATGCACCAAGAAAGCAAAACGTACCAGTGTTTGCATTGTAGCCATAAGAGTTCAAACTCAAGTGATTTGAAGCGGCACATAATTTCAGTTCACACAAAAGACTACCCTCATAAGTGTGAGTTGTGCAGCAAAGGGTTTCATAGGCCTTCAGAACTCAGAAAGCATGCGGCTACccacaaaagtaaaaaaatgcaCCAATGTAGACACTGTGACTTTAAGGGTCCGGATCCATTTGTGTTAAGTCACCATATtctctcagttcacacagtgaaTGTTCCATTTAAGTGTAAGAGATGTAAAAGGGGATTTCAACAACAGGGTGAGCTTCAAAATCATATGAAGACACACAGTGGCCGGAAAGTATATCAGTGTGAGTACTGTGAATATAGCACTACAGATGCCTCAGGCTTTAAGCGACATGTTATCTCCATTCATACCAAAGACTATCCTCACTGCTGTGAGTACTGCAAGAAAGGATTCCGGAGACCCTCAGAAAAGAATCGGCATATATTGCGACATCATAAGGAAGTTAACCTGCCCTAA